DNA sequence from the Asticcacaulis sp. AND118 genome:
AAAAGCCCGCCAAGGCCACCGCCGAAGTCCTGCCGGGCATCCTCGAAGACGTCATTCTGAACTTCCCGTGGCCGAAATCGATGCGTTCGGGCACGTCGAGCTTCCGCTGGGTGCGTCCGCTGAAACGCATCCTGTTCCTGTTCGATGGCAAGGTCATTCCGCTGGAAATCGGCGGCGTGACATCGGGCAATCTCACTCAGGGACACCGCGTCCTGTCGTCGGGCGAAGCCTTTACGGTCAGCGATTTCAATGACTACCGGAAGAAGCTGCGCGACGCCTTCGTCATCCTCGATCACGTCGAGCGGCAGTCGCTGATCCTCGATAAAGCCAATGAGGCCTGCGCCGCCGCCGGTTGCGCCCTGATGGAAGATCACGGCCTGCTCGAAGAGGTCGCCGGTCTGAATGAATGGCCGACGCCGCTGCTGGGCGACATGGACCCGAAATTTCTCAGCCTGCCGCCGGAGGTTATCAAGACCTCGATGCGCACGCACCAGAAGTATTTCGCCGTGCGCGACCTGTCGACGGGCAAGATGGCGGCGAAGTTCGTCATCGTCGCCAATCAGGTGGCGTCGGACCAGGGCGTCGAAATCCGCCGCGGCAATGCCAAGGTGCTGTCGGCGCGTCTGTCGGATGGCGTCTTCTTCTGGTCGGAAGACAACCGTAAGGGCAATTTCGACGCCTGGGCGCAAAAGCTCAAGGGCGTGACTTTCCACGCCAAGCTGGGCACCATGGCTCAGCGCGTGGCCCGCATCGAAGCGCTGGCCGAGGTCATCGCCCCGCTGGTCAAGGCCGATGTCTCGCTGGCCAAGCAGGCGGCGCACCTGGCCAAGGCCGATCTGGCCTCCTACATGGTCGGCGAATTCCCGGAACTTCAGGGCGTCATGGGCGGCTATTACGCCGAAGCGGCCAAGCTGCCCGGCGATGTGGCCGAAGCCATCCGCGAACACTATAAGCCGCAGGGGCCCTCGGACTCGGTGCCCGAAGGCGCAGTCTCGGCGGCGGTGGCGCTGGCCGACAAGATCGACACGCTGGTCGGCTTCTTCGCCATCGACGAAAAGCCCACGGGTTCGAAAGATCCCTATGCCCTGCGCCGCGCGTCGCTCGGTATCCTGCGCATCCTGCGTCAGCACAATGTGCGCGCCTCGCTGTCTGAGTTGGTCGCCGCCTGGTATCAGTCGCTGCTGATCTATGCGGGGCCAGACCGCGCCGTGTTCGTGGATACGGACAACTGGCGCGGTTCCGCCGGTCCGCGCTGGGCCGAGGGCGAAACCGAGGTCTATGAGAACTATCTGCGCGACTTCCGCGCCGGTCTGCTCGAAAGCCCGGTCTTCGTCATCCCGACCGACCGCGACTACGATCTGGACATGCAGTTCGAGCACGTCCCGAACACGCCGCACGTCGAAAACGCCCTGCTGACCTTCCGCGACTACCGCACGGTGTCGGCGGAATTCGCCGACTTCTTCGCCGACCGTCTCAAGGTCATGCTGAAGGACGAAGGCGTGCGCTTCGACGTGGTCGAGGCCGGTTTCGCGGTGAAGGATGACGACATGGTGCGCACCGTGGCGCGCATCAAGGCGCTGGAAAGCGTGCTGGCGGCACCCGCGGGCAAAGACCTCGAAGCCGCCTATACCCGCGTGGCCAATATCCTCAATGCCGAGGCCAAGAAGGGCGCTCTGCCGTCCGCCGAACCGAAGCCGCTGGCCGCTGCGCCGGAGGTCGAGACGGCTCTGACGCAGCAGGTTATCACCCTGACGCCGGTGGTGGACAGGCTGATCGACGGCGAGCAGTTCGAAGAGGCGCTGACCAAGCTGGCAGCGTTGCGCGGCGCGGTCGATGCCTTCCTTGACGGCGTGCTGGTCAATTCCGACGTGGCGGCCGAGCGCGAAAACCGCCTGAGCCTGCTGGCGGCGCTGCGTCGTCTGATCGACGGCGTGGGTGATCTGTCGAAACTGGCCTAATCTTTTCTCCTCCCTGTGCCGAAGGCATGGGGAGGGCCGGGTGGCCGGTGCCAGACCGCCCGAAGGGTGGTGGAGGGGGATGACTCCCAATCCACCATGTATTGAAACCCTGATTAGCGGCTTTGCCGCCCCCTCCGTCTCATCGCCTTTGGCGCTGATCCACCTCCCCATGCCTTAGGCACAGGGAGGAGAGGGATTTCGAATTACATAAAAACTTATTCCCTGACCGTCGCGCGCGCGTGTACCGTCTTCCTCAATTGTCCGGCCGTGCCAGCCGGATGAGCAGATTGTTTTATCTGATTGATGAAAGAGGAATTTTTAAATGTCGAAGCATTGGGTTTACGCGTTCGCGACCGGCAAGGCCGACGGCGACGCCACGATGAAGAACCTGCTGGGCGGCAAGGGTGCCAACCTGGCCGAAATGTCGTCGCTGGGTCTGCCCGTGCCGGCGGGCTTCACCGTTACCACCGAGGCCTGCGTCCACTATTATCAGAACGACAAGACCTTCCCCGACGGGCTTGAGCAACAGGTCCAGACGGCGCTGAAAAACCTCGAAGCCGCGACCGGCAAGGGCTTCGGTTCGGTCGAAAACCCGCTGCTGGTGTCGGTGCGTTCCGGCGCGCGCGCCTCGATGCCGGGCATGATGGACACCGTCCTCAACCTCGGCCTGAATGATCAGACCGTCGAAGGTCTGGCGACCCTGACCGGCGACCGCCGCTTCGCGCTCGACTGCTACCGCCGCTTCATCACCATGTATTCCAACGTCGTGCTGAACGTCAGCCACCACAGCTTCGAAGACGTGCTGGATGACCATAAGGACCGGCTCGGCGTCACGGTCGACACCGACATCACGGCCAGGGACTGGGAGCGCGTCATCGCCGACTATAAGGCGCTGGTGAAGCGCGAACTGGGCACTGACTTCCCGCAGGACCCGCAGGATCAGCTCTGGGGCGCGGTCAAGGCCGTCTTCGGATCGTGGATGAACGACCGCGCCAAGTTCTATCGCAAGATGCACGACATCCCCGAAGACTGGGGCACCGCCGTCAATATTCAGTCGATGGTCTTCGGCAATATGGGCGACACCTCGGCCACCGGCGTGGCCTTTACGCGCAACCCCTCGACCGGCGACGCCGTGCTCTATGGCGAGTTCCTTCTTAACGCCCAGGGCGAAGACGTGGTGGCCGGCATCCGCACGCCGCAGACCCTGACCAAGCAGGCCCGTGAGGAAATGGGCGAGCGCAATCCGTCGATGGAAGAGGCGCTGCCGGACGTTTTCGCGCAGTTCCGCACGACGGTCGAAACGCTCGAAAAGCATTATCGCGACGTGCAGGACGTGGAATTCACCGTCGAGCAGGGCAAGCTGTTCATGCTGCAAACCCGCAACGCCAAGCGCACTTCACGCGCGGCGTTGAAAATCGCGGTGGACATGGCCAGAGAGGGGCTCATCACGCCCCAGGAAGCCCTGATGCGCCTCGATCCGGGCGCGCTGGATCAGCTTCTGCACCCCATGCTGGACCCTAAGGCCGAGCGCACCCTGATCGCGCGCGGTCTGCCGGCCTCGCCCGGCGCGGCCTGCGGCAAGATCGTCTTCACCGCCGATGACGCCGTGCGTCTGGCGGCGGCGGGTGAGGATGTGATCCTTGTTCGCGATGAAACCTCGCCGGAAGACATCCACGGCATGCACGCCGCCAAGGCTATCGTCACCGCGCGCGGCGGTATGACCAGCCATGCCGCCGTCGTGGCGCGCGGCATGGGCCGTCCCTGCGTATCGGGGGCGGGTGAACTGGTCATCTCGACCGAGCGCGGTGAGTTCAATGCGCGCGGTCAGACCTTCCGCTTCGGCGACATCGTGACGCTGGACGGTTCGACGGGGGAAATTTTCAAGGGCTCTATCCGCATGATCGAGCCGGACTTCTCCGACGACTTCCACCAGATCATGAAGTGGGCCGACGAATTCCGCACGCTGAAGGTGCTGACCAACGCCGAAACCCCGACCGACGCGCGCACCGCCATCGGTTTCGGCGCCGAAGGCATCGGCCTGTGCCGCACCGAGCACATGTTCTTCGATGACGAGCGCATCACCGCCGTGCGCGAAATGATCCTCGCCGACGACGAAGGCGGTCGCCGCAAGGCTCTGGCCAAGCTGCTGCCGCACCAGAAGGCCGATTTCGTCGAACTGTTCAAGATCATGAACGGCTTGCCGGTGACCATCCGCCTGCTCGATCCGCCGTTGCACGAGTTCCTGCCGCACACGCCGGAAGACATCAAGCTGGTGGCCGAAGCCGCTGAGGTATCTGAGGAAAAACTGCTGAAGCGCACCAAGGAGCTGTCGGAAACCAACCCCATGCTGGGCTGGCGCGGCTGCCGTCTGGGCATCACCTTCCCGGAAATCTACGAGATGCAGGTGACGGCGATTTTCGAAGCCGCCTGCGATGTGAAGGCCGAAGGTTTCGATCCGCAGCCGGACATCATGCACCCGCTGGTCGCCACCCGGGAAGAAATGGCCAAGCTGGTCGCCATGACCAAGACGGTGGCGAACGGCGTGCTCAAGGCGCGCGGTGCGGACGTGGCCTATAAGGTCGGCACCATGATCGAACTGCCGCGCGCGGCGCTGCTGGCCGACAAGCTGGCCGAGACGGCGGAGTTTTTCTCCTTCGGCACCAACGACCTGACCCAGACGACCTACGGCATCAGTCGCGACGATTCGGGCCGTTTCCTTAACCCCTATATTGAAAAAGGAATTTTCGAGAAGGATCCGTTCGTCAGCCTCGATCCGGACGGTGTGGGCCAACTGATCGACATCGCCCGCACCAAGGGCCGGTCCACACGTCCGGACATCAAGCTCGGCATCTGCGGCGAGCACGGCGGCGATCCGGCTTCGATCAGCTTCTGTCAGACCGTCGGCCTCGACTACGTGTCGTGCTCGCCTTATCGCGTGCCGGTGGCGCGTCTGGCGGCGGCCCAGGCGGCAATCTCGGCGAAGGCCTGATTAGCCCCGCTGGGATTGCCGCAGAATTTTAAAAGTCGGCCATCGCGGCCAAGTAAGCCGTCACCGTATCAAGATGAAAAGCCCGGCGTTCCGCGCCGGGCTTTTTTCATAAGGTTTTCCCCGGGTTTTCCCCTCTGGGGCGTATGTCTTGGCGCTGTCACATGTGCTGGTTAAGTTAACTGACCCCGGATGTCTGCGAGCTATTGTCAGGTGTCCGGATTTGAGGTTTAGTCGTTAACGATTTCAGATTTTCGATTTTCCGGGGACATGGCATGTCGTCCAAAACAGTATGGGGACTGGGACTGCTGCTTCTGACCGCTGGCGCAGGCGTGGGGCTGTACAAGCTTCTCCCGGCCATGCCTCAGGCGCTGGAGGCCCGCGTCGCCGACGCACTGAAGGCCGAGGGGCTGGGCGATGTCGCCTATGAGGTCGATGGCCTGAATGTGCGCCTCAGCCTTAA
Encoded proteins:
- the glyS gene encoding glycine--tRNA ligase subunit beta, with the translated sequence MAQLLIELFSEEIPARMQFQAARDFERLFGDRAKAQGLTWDSLKAYVGPRRLALHVEGLPLAQAAVTEEVKGPKENAPEQAMAGFLRKVGLTQDQLVLENGVWMARIEKPAKATAEVLPGILEDVILNFPWPKSMRSGTSSFRWVRPLKRILFLFDGKVIPLEIGGVTSGNLTQGHRVLSSGEAFTVSDFNDYRKKLRDAFVILDHVERQSLILDKANEACAAAGCALMEDHGLLEEVAGLNEWPTPLLGDMDPKFLSLPPEVIKTSMRTHQKYFAVRDLSTGKMAAKFVIVANQVASDQGVEIRRGNAKVLSARLSDGVFFWSEDNRKGNFDAWAQKLKGVTFHAKLGTMAQRVARIEALAEVIAPLVKADVSLAKQAAHLAKADLASYMVGEFPELQGVMGGYYAEAAKLPGDVAEAIREHYKPQGPSDSVPEGAVSAAVALADKIDTLVGFFAIDEKPTGSKDPYALRRASLGILRILRQHNVRASLSELVAAWYQSLLIYAGPDRAVFVDTDNWRGSAGPRWAEGETEVYENYLRDFRAGLLESPVFVIPTDRDYDLDMQFEHVPNTPHVENALLTFRDYRTVSAEFADFFADRLKVMLKDEGVRFDVVEAGFAVKDDDMVRTVARIKALESVLAAPAGKDLEAAYTRVANILNAEAKKGALPSAEPKPLAAAPEVETALTQQVITLTPVVDRLIDGEQFEEALTKLAALRGAVDAFLDGVLVNSDVAAERENRLSLLAALRRLIDGVGDLSKLA
- the ppdK gene encoding pyruvate, phosphate dikinase, whose protein sequence is MSKHWVYAFATGKADGDATMKNLLGGKGANLAEMSSLGLPVPAGFTVTTEACVHYYQNDKTFPDGLEQQVQTALKNLEAATGKGFGSVENPLLVSVRSGARASMPGMMDTVLNLGLNDQTVEGLATLTGDRRFALDCYRRFITMYSNVVLNVSHHSFEDVLDDHKDRLGVTVDTDITARDWERVIADYKALVKRELGTDFPQDPQDQLWGAVKAVFGSWMNDRAKFYRKMHDIPEDWGTAVNIQSMVFGNMGDTSATGVAFTRNPSTGDAVLYGEFLLNAQGEDVVAGIRTPQTLTKQAREEMGERNPSMEEALPDVFAQFRTTVETLEKHYRDVQDVEFTVEQGKLFMLQTRNAKRTSRAALKIAVDMAREGLITPQEALMRLDPGALDQLLHPMLDPKAERTLIARGLPASPGAACGKIVFTADDAVRLAAAGEDVILVRDETSPEDIHGMHAAKAIVTARGGMTSHAAVVARGMGRPCVSGAGELVISTERGEFNARGQTFRFGDIVTLDGSTGEIFKGSIRMIEPDFSDDFHQIMKWADEFRTLKVLTNAETPTDARTAIGFGAEGIGLCRTEHMFFDDERITAVREMILADDEGGRRKALAKLLPHQKADFVELFKIMNGLPVTIRLLDPPLHEFLPHTPEDIKLVAEAAEVSEEKLLKRTKELSETNPMLGWRGCRLGITFPEIYEMQVTAIFEAACDVKAEGFDPQPDIMHPLVATREEMAKLVAMTKTVANGVLKARGADVAYKVGTMIELPRAALLADKLAETAEFFSFGTNDLTQTTYGISRDDSGRFLNPYIEKGIFEKDPFVSLDPDGVGQLIDIARTKGRSTRPDIKLGICGEHGGDPASISFCQTVGLDYVSCSPYRVPVARLAAAQAAISAKA